From a single Salmo salar chromosome ssa22, Ssal_v3.1, whole genome shotgun sequence genomic region:
- the zgc:109913 gene encoding regulator of G-protein signaling 9-binding protein, whose protein sequence is MNRWRRSVDEIQARKRQVTECERALEALCKVTACFQQMAISIGSNSDGSFLREEMDETRALAHRICTGLHRRLVPLLTERVTEPGQEDRLQVERMWVLFLTGLENLQQDLHKASDLIDRFPLKQRNDRRALVNTGASDGVTGVSARAASVQTPWLAVEVAQNPDLKTHITQIDALVKEMLQKVSIPFWAVEATQEAWVEGAQSQDAAHDQDETLEEMMVVSEDDQMSGCCQPLNCKLGCMFCLST, encoded by the exons ATGAATCGGTGGCGGAGATCAGTGGATGAGATCCAGGCCAGGAAACGGCAGGTCACAGAGTGTGAGCGTGCCCTGGAAGCCCTGTGCAAGGTGACTGCCTGTTTCCAACAGATGGCCATCTCTATCGGAAGTAACTCAGACGGCAGCTTTCTGAGAGAGGAGATGGACGAGACCAGAGCACTGGCTCATAGAATCTGCACAG GGTTGCACAGACGTCTGGTCCCTCTATTGACAGAGAGGGTGACTgaacctggacaagaggatcgaTTACAGGTGGAGCGAATGTGGGTTCTTTTCCTCACTGGGTTAGAGAACCTCCAACAGGACCTGCACAAAGCCAGTGACTTAATAGACCGCTTCCCTTTGAAACAGAGGAATGACCGCCGGGCCCTGGTGAACACAGGAGCTTCAGATGGTGTCACTGGGGTGTCTGCCCGAGCAGCTTCAGTCCAAACCCCGTGGCTAGCAGTGGAGGTGGCGCAAAACCCTGACCTAAAGACGCACATCACCCAGATTGACGCCCTGGTCAAGGAGATGCTCCAGAAAGTCAGCATTCCTTTCTGGGCAGTGGAGGCTACCCAAGAGGCCTGGGTGGAAGGCGCTCAGTCTCAGGATGCTGCACACGATCAGGATGAGACTCTGGAAGAGATGATGGTGGTGTCCGAAGATGACCAGATGTCTGGGTGTTGTCAACCTCTAAACTGTAAGTTGGGGTGTATGTTTTGTCTATCGACCTGA
- the ube2c gene encoding ubiquitin-conjugating enzyme E2 C isoform X1, with the protein MASQNMDPAASSSTAALKGNETGGSAAKGSVTKRLQQELMTLMMSGHKGISAFPESDNLFKWIGTIDGAQGTVYEGLRYKLSMEFPSGYPYKAPRVKFITSCFHPNVDDQGFICLDILKDKWSALYDVRSILLSIQSLLGEPNNESPLNTAAAELWHNQEAFKAHLNSTYKN; encoded by the exons ATGGCCTCTCAAAATATGGACCCTGCAGCTTCCTCATCCACAGCCGCTCTGAAAGGCAATGAGACCGGTGGGAGTGCCGCAAAGGGCTCAGTCACTAAAAG ACTTCAACAAGAGCTGATGACACTAATG ATGTCTGGACATAAGGGGATCTCGGCTTTCCCAGAGTCTGACAACCTTTTTAAGTGGATCGGAACGATAGACGGCGCTCAGGGAACA GTTTACGAAGGCCTGAGGTACAAGCTGTCGATGGAATTCCCTAGTGGCTACCCTTATAAAGCCCCACGCGTGAAGTTCATCACATCGTGTTTCCACCCCAATGTTGACGATCAGGGCTTTATCTGTCTGGATATCTTGAAAGACAAATGGTCAGCCCTGTACGACGTGCGTTCCATCCTGCTGTCCATCCAGAGTTTATTAGGAG AGCCCAACAATGAGAGTCCCTTGAACACTGCTGCTGCTGAGCTTTGGCATAACCAGGAAG CATTCAAAGCCCATTTGAACTCTACCTACAAGAACTGA
- the ube2c gene encoding ubiquitin-conjugating enzyme E2 C, which yields MDPAASSSTAALKGNETGGSAAKGSVTKRLQQELMTLMMSGHKGISAFPESDNLFKWIGTIDGAQGTVYEGLRYKLSMEFPSGYPYKAPRVKFITSCFHPNVDDQGFICLDILKDKWSALYDVRSILLSIQSLLGEPNNESPLNTAAAELWHNQEAFKAHLNSTYKN from the exons ATGGACCCTGCAGCTTCCTCATCCACAGCCGCTCTGAAAGGCAATGAGACCGGTGGGAGTGCCGCAAAGGGCTCAGTCACTAAAAG ACTTCAACAAGAGCTGATGACACTAATG ATGTCTGGACATAAGGGGATCTCGGCTTTCCCAGAGTCTGACAACCTTTTTAAGTGGATCGGAACGATAGACGGCGCTCAGGGAACA GTTTACGAAGGCCTGAGGTACAAGCTGTCGATGGAATTCCCTAGTGGCTACCCTTATAAAGCCCCACGCGTGAAGTTCATCACATCGTGTTTCCACCCCAATGTTGACGATCAGGGCTTTATCTGTCTGGATATCTTGAAAGACAAATGGTCAGCCCTGTACGACGTGCGTTCCATCCTGCTGTCCATCCAGAGTTTATTAGGAG AGCCCAACAATGAGAGTCCCTTGAACACTGCTGCTGCTGAGCTTTGGCATAACCAGGAAG CATTCAAAGCCCATTTGAACTCTACCTACAAGAACTGA
- the dnttip1 gene encoding deoxynucleotidyltransferase terminal-interacting protein 1: MGAHRGEGRRDWLQQDAVEQPPIQTMNPWNIMIKHRQVYRRGRRSQMTMSYTDPVISMDLLRTVLQPSFNEDIMGVFRKYMKFFEKAASNVKENFEEDVQTEQLIREVCRNCLENAKQLFSDGEKSAVARPGPEPPVKRVKPEDESSQRTSPVPKKRKGRMTAPVGSYVKPTMYSNVPKPKTSESVKREGPKWDPSRLNEGSTFVLGSRANKALGMGGTRGRIYIKHADLFKYAADAQDKHWLAERQHMRATGGKMAYLLIEEDVQDLSLSNDYKDCPDLKMTPVELKPFTVPGWMIEKMQKAMEVQSSGKE, from the exons ATGGGTGCCCATCGAGGCGAGGGACGGAGGGACTGGCTTCAACAAGATGCTGTTGAACAGCCGCCCATACAAACTATG AATCCCTGGAACATCATGATAAAACATAGACAGGTCTACCGCCGGGGCAGACGCTCACAGATGACCATGAG CTACACAGACCCTGTTATATCCATGGACCTCTTGCGAACAGTTCTACAGCCCAGCTTCAATGAGGACATTATGGGAGtcttcagaaaatacatgaag TTTTTCGAGAAAGCAGCCAGCAACGTGAAGGAGAACTTCGAAGAGGACGTCCAGACCGAGCAGCTGATCCGAGAAGTCTGCAGAAACTGCTTGGAAAAT GCCAAACAGCTCTTCTCAGACGGGGAGAAATCGGCAGTGGCAAGACCCGGCCCTGAGCCTCCAGTCAAG CGGGTGAAACCAGAGGATGAGTCCAGTCAAAGAACCAGTCCTGTTCCAAAGAAG CGGAAAGGGCGCATGACAGCTCCTGTCGGTTCCTATGTCAAGCCTACTATGTATAGTAATGT GCCTAAGCCCAAGACATCAGAGTCCGTAAAGCGTGAAGGACCAAAG TGGGACCCTTCCAGACTCAATGAAGGGAGCACATTTGTTCTTGGGTCCAGAGCAAATAA GGCTTTAGGAATGGGTGGCACCAGAGGAAGGATTTACATCAAACATGCTGACCTCTTCAAG tatgCGGCCGATGCCCAGGACAAACACTGGTTGGCAGAGAGACAGCATATGAGAGCTACAGGTGGAAAGATG GCCTATCTCCTTATTGAAGAGGATGTCCAGGACCTTTCTCTGAGTAATGATTACAA aGATTGCCCTGACCTGAAAATGACGCCAGTTGAGTTGAAGCCTTTCACAGTTCCCGGGTGGATGATTGAGAAGATGCAGAAGGCCATGGAGGTCCAGAGTTCAGGGAAGGAATAG